GGCACCGAGATCTGGGTGCCGTCGCCGAGGGTGTGCCGCCCGGTCATCCCGACCACCCCGCCCCAGGTGCGGTTGCCGATCACCGGGCCGAGCCCGAGCAGCTTGATGGCCGCGATGATCACGTCCCCGTCGGAGCTGGTCGCCTCGTCGGCGAGGGCGACCAGCGGGCCGCGCAGCGCGTGCCGCGGCCAGCGGACCGGCTGGCGGTCCCGGGTGAAGTCCCAGGCGAGGACGTGCCGGGTGAGCTTCTCCAGGACCAGTTCGGAGACGTTGCCGCCGGCGTTGCCGCGCACGTCCAGGACCAGCGCGGGCTTGTCGAGTTCGCGCCGCAGGTCCCGGTTGAACTGCGCCCAGCCGGAGCCGCCGAGGTCCGGGATGTGCAGGTAGCCGCACCGGCCGTCACTGAACTCCCGTACCAGGGAGCGGCGTTTGGAGACCCAGTCCTGGTAGCGGATGGGTCGCTCGTCGGTGAGCGGGGTGACGGCGATCCGCCGCACCGGGCCGTCCGGGTCGCTGCGCAGGGTCAGTTCGACGGTGGTGCCGCCGGTACCGGCCAGCAGCGGCAGCGGGCCGCGCACCGGGTCGACGGGACGGCCGCCGACCTCCACGAGCTCGTCGCCGTCGCGCACGCCCTGGGCGGCCAGCGGGGCGCGGGCGCGCGGGTCGGAGGACTCGCCGGGCAGCACCCGCTCGACCAGCCAGCGTCCGTCGGGGGAGCGGTGCGCGGTGGCGCCGAGCAGGCCGAGCGGCTGCTGGGCGAGCGAGGGCCCCTCGGCGCGGCGGGACGGGGTGACGTAGGCGTGCGAGGTGCCCAGTTCGCCGAGGAGTTCGCGCAGCAGGTCGGCGAAGTCGTCGGGTGAGCAGACGCGTTCCAGCAGCGGCTCGTACTGGGCGACCAGGGCGGGCCAGTCCAGGCCGGACATCCGCTCGTCCCAGAACTGGTCCCGGACGATCCGGGCGGCCTCGTGGTAGGCCTGGCGCCACTCGGCGGCCGGGTGGACGGTGTGGGTGATCCGGCGCAGGTCGACGCTGGTGCCGGCGGAGGGGGCGCCGACCGGGACGACCCGGAGCGTGCCGGCCGAGTAGACCGCGATGGTGCCGCCGTCGCCGGAGACCGCGTAGCCGTCCAGCTTGTCCACCAGCGTGGTGCGGGTGCCCCGGGCCAGGTCGAAGTGCTCCAGCGAGGGGCGGCCGGAGGTGTCCTCCGGGCTGGCGAAGGTCTGCCCGAGGGTGCCGGAGATCGGCCAGCGCAGCCAGACCAGGCCGCCGCGCACCGCGTCGGTGGCCGAGTACTTGGAGGCGATCACCGGGAACTGCAGCAGCCGCTCGCCGATGCCCTCCGGGTCGACCCGCACGGTGCCGTCGCCGCCGTCCCCGGCCGGGGCGCCCTCCTCGACGGGCGCGGCGAACGGCGAGGGCGTGTCGGCGGTCAGCGGGACGAGGTACGGGCGGCAGCCGAGTGGGAAGGAGAGGTCGCCGGTGTGCACGTCGTGGACGGGGTCGAAGCCGCGCCAGGACAGGAAGGCCAGGTAGCGGCCGTCCCGGGTGAACACCGGCTGCTCGTCCTCGAAGCGGCCGTCGGTGACCTCGGTGGTCGGTGCGGGCGCGTCGGTGCGGGTGAGCCGGATGCGGCGCAGCGAGCGCCCGGCGACCGGCTGGGACCAGGCGATCCAGTGCGAGTCGGGGGAGAAGCGGGCGCTGGAGACCGGCCCGTAGCCGGAGGCGGCCAGCTCGCGCACCTCGCCGTCGTCGGCGGAGACCAGCAGCAGCCGTCCGTCCGAGGAGGCGGCGGCGAGGCGGCTGCCGTCGGGGGAGGCGGTGAGTTCCAGGACGCGGCCGAGCCGGCCGGCGGCGAGCACCCGGTGGCGGTGCCGTTCGGCCGTCTCGTGCCCGGGCAGCGGCATCACCTCGATCGCGTCGGCGCCCTGGGCGTCGGTGATCCAGGCGGCCTCGCCGGTGTGGCCGAGCAGCACGGGCAGCCGGGTCCGCACCCCGGGGGTGTCGGCGAGCGCGCGGGCCGGGCCGTCCTTGTGGGTCAGCCAGTACTGGCTGCCGCGCACGGTGACGACCCCGGCCCGGCCGGTCCGGTCGCAGGCGAGGTCCTTGACCTGGGTCGCGGCGTTGACCTGGTACGGGCGGCGGCCGGCCCGGGCGCCGCCGAGCGGGATGCGCAGCCGGCGGGGGGCGGGGGCGTCCAGGCCGTCGAGCAGCCAGAGGTCCCCGGCGTGCTGGTAGACGATCCGGGTGCCGTCGGTGGCGGCTTCGCGGGCGTAGTAGGAGGCGTGGTCGGTGTGCCGGCGCAGGTCGGTGCCGTCGGGGCGGCAGGAGTAGACGTTGCCGATGCCCTCGTGGTCGGAGAGGAAGGCGATCCGGCCGGAGACCGGCATGGGTGAGGCGAGGTGCCCGGTGTGGTCGGGCAGGATCTGTTCGCCGTCCGCCCAGAGCCGGCCGGTGGCGCCGCCCCGGTAGCGCTTCCAGGCGGCCGGCTCGTGCGGGGCGGAGCCGGTCAGCAGGACGGTCCGCTCGCGGCTCATCTGGGCGTCGCCGACCGGGCCCCAGGGCATCCGGCGGCCTGGGGAGCCGTCCGGCGGCAGGGCGTGCGCCCAGGTGTAGTGGCCGAAGGGCTCGTGGAAGGAGGTGACGGCCAGCACCTCGCCGTCCGGCAGCCAGCCGCGGACCCGGGTGTCCTGGCTGCCCCAGAAGCTGAGCCGGCGGGCCTCGCCGCCCTCGACGGGAGCGGTCCACACCTCGGGGCTCAGGCTCAGCCAGCCGGTCCAGGCGAGGGTGGTGCCGTCGGGGGAGAAGCGGGGGTGGCTGACCCGGGTGCGGTCGCAGGTGATCCGCCAGGCCCGGCCGGTGACGGCGCCGCCGGCGTCCAGCGGGGCGATCCAGACGTCGTCCTCGGCGGTGAAGGTGAGCAGGTCGCCGTGCAGGTGCGGGTGGCGGAGGTAGCCGGGCGGGGTCACCCCTCCATCCTTCGACGGGGTGTCACCTGCGGCAACCCGGGCCGTCCGCGTGGTGTGTTCCGGAACCGGTCTGGACCATTGACACTCGACGGCCGGATCCACTTCAGTGGTCTAGTCCAACTTGGGTGCCAGGCCGGGCCGTTCCCCCCACTGGCGCGTGCTCCGGCGTGCCCTCGGACGTCCCCCACGACCGCGCCATCGCAGGAGCCCCCGCATGCGCAGAAACCTCAGAACCGGCCTCGCCGCCGGCACCGCCTCCGCCGTCGCCGCCGCCACGCTGGTCGGCGTCACCCTGGGCCTCGCCCCCGCCGCCTCGGCCGGCGAGTTCCTGGTCAACGGCGGCTTCGAGTCCGGCTCGCTCGGCCCCTGGAGCTGCACCGGCAACACCGGCACCGTCGTCACCGGCCCGGTGCACGGCGGCAGCCGCGCGCTCGCCGCCGCGGCCTCGGCGAGCGACACCGCCCAGTGCGCCCAGACCGTCACCGTCACCCCCGGCACCACCTACACGCTCAGCGCGTACGTCAACGGCTCGTACGTCTACCTGGGCGTCGACGGCGGCGGCCCCAGCACCTGGACGCCCGGCACCGGCGGGTCGTACCAGAAGCTCAGCCTCAGCTTCACCACCGGCGCCACCCAGACCAGCGCCACCGTGTACACCCACGGCTGGTACGGCCAGGGCACCTACTACGCGGACGACGTCTCGTTGGACGGCCCGGGCGCCCCCAGCCCGACGCCCACGCCCACGCCCACTCCGACCCCGACGCCCACCGCCACGCCCACCGCCACCGCCTCCCCGACCGCGACACCCACCGGCACCCCGACGGGCACGCCCACCACCCCGCCCGCCGGCAGCCACGCCCTGGTCGGCTACCTGCACGCGAGCTTCGCCAACGGCGCCGGCTACACCCGGATGGCCGACGTCCCGAACTCCTGGGACTTCATCGACCTCTCCTTCGGCGAGCCCACCTCCGCCACCTCCGGCGACATCCGCTTCAACCGCTGCTCCGTCACCGACTGCCCCACCGTCGAGTCCGACGCCGACTTCAAGGCCGCCATCGCCGCCAAGCGCGCCCAGGGCAAGAAGGTGCTGATCTCGATCGGTGGCCAGAACGGCCAGGTCCAGCTGACCACCACCGCCGCCCGGGACACCTTCGTCAGCTCGGTCTCGGCGATCATCGACCGGTGGGGCCTGGACGGCCTGGACATCGACTTCGAGGGCCACTCGCTCTCCCTGAACACCGGCGACACCGACTTCAGGAGCCCGACCACCCCGGTCATCGTCAACCTGATCTCCGCACTGAAGACCCTCAAGGCCAAGTACGGCCCGGGCTTCGTGCTGACCATGGCTCCGGAGACCTTCTTCGTCCAACTCGGCTACCAGTACTACGGATCCGGCCCCTGGGGCGGCCAGGACCCGCGCGCCGGGGCGTACCTGCCGGTCATCCACGCGCTGCGCGACGACCTCACCCTGCTGCACGTCCAGGACTACAACTCCGGGTCCGTCATGGGCCTGGACAACCAGTACCACTCGATGGGCGGCGCCGACTTCCACGTCGCGATGACCGACCTGCTGCTCAAGGGCTTCCCGGTGGCGGGCAACGCGAACAACGTGTTCCCGCCGCTGCCCGCCGCCAAGGTCGCCATCGGCATGCCGGCCACCACCAACGCGGGCAACGGCTACGTCGCCCCGGCCGAGGTGGACAAGGCCCTGGACTGCCTCACCAGGCTCGCCAACTGCGGGACGTACGTGCCGCGTTCGGGGGCCCAGCCGAACCTGCGCGGGCTGATGACCTGGTCGATCAACTGGGACCGGTTCGGCGGGCGGGAGTTCTCCCGGAACTTCGACGGCTACTTCGGCCGCTGACCCGACCTCCACGCCGACCCGAGGTCCACGGGCGCCGACGTCCACGCCGACCGGCCGTCCGCGGGACCATGGTTGAACCTCACACCCGTGTCAGGTCCAACCATGGTCCCCATGGCGACCACACAGCTCACCACCCCGGTGTCCCGCACACCCTTCCCGCTCCCCGCCCTGCTCGCCCTGGCCACCGCGGTCTTCGTCACCGCGCTCACCGAGACCCTGCCCGCCGGCGTCCTGCCGGGGATGGGCGAAGCCCTCGGCGTGAGCGAGTCGGCGGCCGGGCAGACCGTCACCGTCTACGCGCTGGGGACCGCCGCCACCGCGATCCCGCTCACCGCGGCCACCGCCGGCTGGAACCGCAAGCGGCTGCTGCTCACCGCGATGGCCGGCTTCGCGGTGGCCAACACGGTGACCGCGGCCTCCACCGCCTATCCGCTCACGATGGCCGCCCGCTTCCTCGCGGGCGTCGCGGCCGGTCTCGCCTGGGCGCTGCTGGCCGGGTACGCCCGCCGGCTGGTGCCGGTCGAGCAACAGGGCCGGGCGATGGCCGTCGTGATGGCGGGAGTGCCGGTGGCGCTGTCACTCGGAGTGCCGATCGGCACCTTCCTCGGCCGGATGCTCGCCTGGTGGGTGCCCTTCCTGGCCATGACGGCACTGGCGGTCGGTGTGGTCGGCTGGATCGCGGCGCTGCTGCCCGGTCGGCCCGGGCAGCCGGCCGGGGAACGCACCCCGGTCCGGCGCGCCCTCACCGTGCCCGGCGTGGTGCCGGTGCTCGGCGTGACGGTGCTCTACGTACTGGCGCACACCGTCCTCTTCACCTACATCGCGCCCTTCCTCGACGGGGCCGGCCTCGGTGCCGCCACCGGCACCGTGCTGCTGGTCTTCGGGCTGGCCTCGCTGCTGAGCATCTGGCTCACCGGAGCCCACATCCACCGCCGGCTGCGGCAGTTGACGATCGGCGGCGCACTGCTGGTCGCGGTGACGGCAGTCGTCCTCGCGGTGTGGTCCGGCAGCGCGGCGCCGGTGTACGCCGCCGCAGCGCTCTGGGGCCTGGGCTGGGGCGGCGCTCCGACGCTGCTGCAGACCGCCCTCGGCGACGCGGGCGGCGACCAGGCGGACGCCGCCCAGGCCGTGCTGGTGACCCTGTGGAACGTCGCGATGGCGGGCGGCGGGGTGGTCGGCGGCCTCGTCCTGAGCGGCCTCGGCACCGGCGCCCTGCCCTGGACGGTCCTCGCGCTGCTGCTCCCCGCCCTCGCCGTGGTCATCGGCGCCCGCCGTCACGCCTTCCCGCCGGTGCGGCGTTAGCGCCCCCGCCCGGCGAGGGTCAGCGCAGGTGCCGTTCCGGTCGCTGCGGGGTCAGCGCACCTCCAGCGCGTGCGACTTCAGCCGGGCGATCAGCTCGGGCGACGCGGTCGCGGTGGACCCCGCCGAGTACGGCGGCTGCGGGTCGTACTCGATGACCAGCTGGATCGCCTCCGCGACCGCGTCCCCGGCGAGCCGGCCGGTCAGCGACAGCGCGAGGTCGATCCCCGCCGAGACCCCGGCCGCGGTCGCGTACTTCCCGTCCAGGACGACCCGCTCGGTGCCGGTCGCCTCGGCCCCGAGCGCGGCCAGCTGCTCCAGGCAGTACCAGTGCGAGGTGGCCCGGCGTCCCTTCAGCAGCCCGGCGGCGCCCAGCAGCAGTGAGCCGGAGCAGACCGAGGTGGTCCAGGTGGTGGTCGTGTCGACGGCCCGCACCCACTCCAGCAGGCCCTGGTCGGACAGTTGGGCCTCCGTCCCGGGCCCGCCGGGCA
The genomic region above belongs to Streptomyces sp. 1331.2 and contains:
- a CDS encoding S41 family peptidase → MTPPGYLRHPHLHGDLLTFTAEDDVWIAPLDAGGAVTGRAWRITCDRTRVSHPRFSPDGTTLAWTGWLSLSPEVWTAPVEGGEARRLSFWGSQDTRVRGWLPDGEVLAVTSFHEPFGHYTWAHALPPDGSPGRRMPWGPVGDAQMSRERTVLLTGSAPHEPAAWKRYRGGATGRLWADGEQILPDHTGHLASPMPVSGRIAFLSDHEGIGNVYSCRPDGTDLRRHTDHASYYAREAATDGTRIVYQHAGDLWLLDGLDAPAPRRLRIPLGGARAGRRPYQVNAATQVKDLACDRTGRAGVVTVRGSQYWLTHKDGPARALADTPGVRTRLPVLLGHTGEAAWITDAQGADAIEVMPLPGHETAERHRHRVLAAGRLGRVLELTASPDGSRLAAASSDGRLLLVSADDGEVRELAASGYGPVSSARFSPDSHWIAWSQPVAGRSLRRIRLTRTDAPAPTTEVTDGRFEDEQPVFTRDGRYLAFLSWRGFDPVHDVHTGDLSFPLGCRPYLVPLTADTPSPFAAPVEEGAPAGDGGDGTVRVDPEGIGERLLQFPVIASKYSATDAVRGGLVWLRWPISGTLGQTFASPEDTSGRPSLEHFDLARGTRTTLVDKLDGYAVSGDGGTIAVYSAGTLRVVPVGAPSAGTSVDLRRITHTVHPAAEWRQAYHEAARIVRDQFWDERMSGLDWPALVAQYEPLLERVCSPDDFADLLRELLGELGTSHAYVTPSRRAEGPSLAQQPLGLLGATAHRSPDGRWLVERVLPGESSDPRARAPLAAQGVRDGDELVEVGGRPVDPVRGPLPLLAGTGGTTVELTLRSDPDGPVRRIAVTPLTDERPIRYQDWVSKRRSLVREFSDGRCGYLHIPDLGGSGWAQFNRDLRRELDKPALVLDVRGNAGGNVSELVLEKLTRHVLAWDFTRDRQPVRWPRHALRGPLVALADEATSSDGDVIIAAIKLLGLGPVIGNRTWGGVVGMTGRHTLGDGTQISVPKNASWFDGGLGWSVENRGVEPDVHVLRTPRDWARGRHPELRTAVQLALELLEDAPAAVPPPESTPRPDLRRPPLPPRAR
- a CDS encoding chitinase, with protein sequence MRRNLRTGLAAGTASAVAAATLVGVTLGLAPAASAGEFLVNGGFESGSLGPWSCTGNTGTVVTGPVHGGSRALAAAASASDTAQCAQTVTVTPGTTYTLSAYVNGSYVYLGVDGGGPSTWTPGTGGSYQKLSLSFTTGATQTSATVYTHGWYGQGTYYADDVSLDGPGAPSPTPTPTPTPTPTPTATPTATASPTATPTGTPTGTPTTPPAGSHALVGYLHASFANGAGYTRMADVPNSWDFIDLSFGEPTSATSGDIRFNRCSVTDCPTVESDADFKAAIAAKRAQGKKVLISIGGQNGQVQLTTTAARDTFVSSVSAIIDRWGLDGLDIDFEGHSLSLNTGDTDFRSPTTPVIVNLISALKTLKAKYGPGFVLTMAPETFFVQLGYQYYGSGPWGGQDPRAGAYLPVIHALRDDLTLLHVQDYNSGSVMGLDNQYHSMGGADFHVAMTDLLLKGFPVAGNANNVFPPLPAAKVAIGMPATTNAGNGYVAPAEVDKALDCLTRLANCGTYVPRSGAQPNLRGLMTWSINWDRFGGREFSRNFDGYFGR
- a CDS encoding MFS transporter — encoded protein: MATTQLTTPVSRTPFPLPALLALATAVFVTALTETLPAGVLPGMGEALGVSESAAGQTVTVYALGTAATAIPLTAATAGWNRKRLLLTAMAGFAVANTVTAASTAYPLTMAARFLAGVAAGLAWALLAGYARRLVPVEQQGRAMAVVMAGVPVALSLGVPIGTFLGRMLAWWVPFLAMTALAVGVVGWIAALLPGRPGQPAGERTPVRRALTVPGVVPVLGVTVLYVLAHTVLFTYIAPFLDGAGLGAATGTVLLVFGLASLLSIWLTGAHIHRRLRQLTIGGALLVAVTAVVLAVWSGSAAPVYAAAALWGLGWGGAPTLLQTALGDAGGDQADAAQAVLVTLWNVAMAGGGVVGGLVLSGLGTGALPWTVLALLLPALAVVIGARRHAFPPVRR
- a CDS encoding DJ-1/PfpI family protein, whose translation is MRIAFLLYDEFTALDAVGPYEVLSRIPGAEVVFTAARRGPVRTDMKSLALTADLAIDEVDAADVLLVPGGPGTEAQLSDQGLLEWVRAVDTTTTWTTSVCSGSLLLGAAGLLKGRRATSHWYCLEQLAALGAEATGTERVVLDGKYATAAGVSAGIDLALSLTGRLAGDAVAEAIQLVIEYDPQPPYSAGSTATASPELIARLKSHALEVR